The Sporocytophaga myxococcoides genome includes a window with the following:
- a CDS encoding aminotransferase class I/II-fold pyridoxal phosphate-dependent enzyme, whose protein sequence is MNKRIYLSPPHMSGAEEKYIKEAFDKNWITTSGENIESFEKGLSSYCNIPFALAVNSGTSALHLALMALNVAEGDEVICSTLTFSATANPILYCKATPVFVESEKCTWNMSPEFLEIAIKERLKKGKKIKAIIPVHLFGNPAQMDEIMSLSRNFQIPVIEDAAESLGATYSNKMTGTIGDIGIYSFNGNKIITTSGGGALITSHQNIYHTAKYLACQARENVKYYLHKDVGYNYRMSNVLAGIGRGQLEVIEDRIRSRRENFETYKKLLEPSGKFKFQSEIENCSSNRWLSAVYIDGDTHLRDNIMTNLESFNIESRHVWKPLHTQPIFSKYPYYGDRFSESLFLNGLCLPSGSELKKEEIQFIAEMLVKTISRS, encoded by the coding sequence ATGAATAAAAGAATTTACCTCTCTCCACCTCACATGAGTGGAGCAGAGGAAAAATATATCAAAGAGGCATTTGATAAAAACTGGATTACTACAAGTGGAGAAAATATCGAATCATTTGAAAAGGGTTTATCATCATATTGTAACATACCTTTCGCTTTAGCTGTCAATTCGGGAACATCCGCCTTGCATCTTGCTTTAATGGCATTAAATGTAGCTGAAGGAGATGAAGTAATTTGTTCTACGCTGACTTTTTCTGCAACAGCGAATCCAATTTTGTATTGTAAGGCCACCCCTGTATTTGTGGAGAGTGAAAAATGCACTTGGAACATGTCTCCTGAATTTCTCGAAATTGCAATTAAAGAAAGATTAAAGAAGGGGAAAAAAATTAAAGCTATTATTCCTGTACACTTATTCGGAAATCCGGCGCAAATGGATGAAATTATGTCATTGTCAAGGAATTTTCAGATCCCTGTCATAGAAGATGCTGCAGAATCATTAGGGGCGACTTATTCAAATAAGATGACAGGAACAATCGGAGATATTGGAATTTATTCATTTAACGGAAATAAAATCATCACAACATCCGGGGGAGGGGCTCTTATAACTAGTCACCAGAATATTTATCATACAGCTAAATATCTGGCTTGTCAGGCTCGTGAAAATGTGAAATATTATCTTCATAAGGATGTTGGGTATAATTATAGAATGAGTAATGTACTTGCAGGTATTGGAAGAGGGCAACTAGAAGTTATTGAAGATAGAATAAGGTCCAGGAGAGAAAATTTTGAAACTTATAAGAAACTTTTAGAGCCTTCAGGCAAATTTAAATTTCAGTCTGAGATAGAAAATTGTTCTTCAAACAGGTGGTTATCAGCTGTATATATAGATGGAGATACTCATCTGCGAGATAATATTATGACGAACCTTGAATCATTTAATATTGAATCAAGGCATGTTTGGAAGCCATTACATACTCAGCCTATTTTTAGTAAATATCCATATTACGGAGATCGGTTTTCAGAATCACTTTTTTTGAATGGATTATGCCTTCCTTCCGGTTCAGAGTTGAAAAAAGAAGAAATTCAGTTTATTGCAGAAATGTTAGTAAAGACAATTTCTCGCAGTTAA
- the ispE gene encoding 4-(cytidine 5'-diphospho)-2-C-methyl-D-erythritol kinase produces MIAFPNAKINLGLNIVSKRPDGFHNLETCFYPVKIFDSLEILHSDLFEFTHSGLESSSGEDNLVIKAHRAMQKKYGIGQVKIHLHKAIPMGAGLGGGSSDAAFTVKLLNELFQLGLSTHEMEDIVAPIGSDCPFFINNKPVIGKEKGNVFSPINLSLDGYFGLLIFPPFGVSTKEAYSKVTPKAPLYPVQEVIGEDIAQWKNKLHNDFEDSVFEIYPMLNDIKEKLYSSGAIYACMSGSGSTMFGIFTNKDQLHSVSLSGCTSFSFSF; encoded by the coding sequence ATGATTGCTTTTCCTAATGCCAAAATTAATCTTGGATTAAATATAGTTTCTAAAAGACCTGATGGTTTTCACAATCTTGAGACATGCTTTTATCCTGTAAAAATTTTTGATTCCCTTGAAATACTTCATTCAGATCTGTTTGAGTTTACTCATTCCGGTTTAGAAAGTTCTTCCGGAGAAGATAATCTGGTAATAAAGGCTCACAGGGCAATGCAAAAGAAATATGGAATTGGGCAGGTAAAGATTCACCTTCACAAAGCTATTCCAATGGGTGCAGGTTTGGGCGGAGGCTCTTCAGATGCTGCATTTACGGTCAAACTTCTCAACGAATTATTTCAACTTGGTCTTTCAACGCACGAAATGGAAGATATAGTTGCTCCAATTGGCAGTGATTGTCCATTTTTTATAAATAATAAACCTGTTATAGGAAAAGAAAAAGGAAATGTATTTTCCCCTATCAATTTGTCTTTAGATGGTTATTTTGGATTGTTGATATTTCCTCCCTTTGGAGTTTCAACTAAAGAAGCCTATAGTAAAGTTACCCCCAAGGCCCCTCTATATCCGGTGCAAGAAGTCATAGGAGAAGACATCGCACAATGGAAAAATAAGTTGCATAATGATTTTGAAGATTCGGTTTTTGAAATCTATCCAATGTTAAACGACATCAAGGAAAAATTGTATTCTTCAGGAGCAATATATGCTTGCATGAGCGGTAGTGGCTCCACAATGTTCGGAATATTTACCAATAAAGACCAACTTCACAGTGTATCATTATCAGGATGCACTAGTTTTTCTTTTTCTTTCTGA
- a CDS encoding LptF/LptG family permease encodes MKIIDRYILKKFLSAFFFTVILLVAIICVIDFTEKNDDFINSHAPFNLVVKYYLNFAPYIANMLSPITVFIATVFVTAKMASHTEIIAILNGGISFRRMLLPYLMGASMIAVFIFILIGWLLPKANKERVAFENVYVKDQFYYEGRNVHLKIAPETYVYMESYNNQISTGYQFTLETIDGKDLKSKLKAMRITWMPEKNKWELENYMVRKFVDGKESISFGTRTDTTINLYPKDFESTYLLHETFTIPELKNYIQELRDKGVESVAVYEIEMYERYTYPFAIIILTVIGVVVSARKTREGAGFQIAFGFLLAFIYIIFVIMSRSIANAGTLSPLLAAWLPNLVFASIGLIMYKTLPR; translated from the coding sequence GTGAAAATTATAGACAGATATATCTTAAAGAAATTTTTAAGTGCATTCTTTTTTACGGTAATACTTTTAGTGGCGATTATTTGTGTTATTGACTTTACTGAGAAAAATGATGACTTCATTAATAGCCATGCCCCTTTTAACCTGGTAGTGAAGTATTATTTAAATTTTGCTCCATACATAGCCAATATGCTGAGCCCAATTACAGTATTCATTGCAACTGTATTCGTTACAGCAAAAATGGCCTCTCACACCGAAATCATTGCAATTTTGAATGGAGGAATCAGCTTTAGAAGAATGCTTTTGCCCTATCTGATGGGGGCCAGTATGATTGCTGTGTTTATTTTTATCCTGATCGGGTGGCTTTTGCCGAAGGCGAATAAGGAAAGGGTAGCATTTGAGAATGTCTATGTAAAAGATCAGTTCTATTATGAGGGCAGAAATGTCCATCTCAAAATAGCTCCGGAGACGTATGTTTATATGGAAAGTTATAACAACCAGATCAGTACTGGATATCAGTTTACTTTAGAAACAATTGATGGAAAGGACTTAAAAAGTAAACTAAAGGCAATGAGAATTACCTGGATGCCAGAAAAAAATAAGTGGGAACTGGAAAATTACATGGTCCGAAAGTTTGTGGATGGTAAGGAATCTATCAGTTTCGGAACCCGCACAGATACTACAATAAATCTATACCCCAAAGATTTTGAAAGTACCTACTTACTCCATGAAACTTTTACAATACCGGAACTTAAAAATTATATACAGGAACTTAGGGATAAAGGGGTAGAAAGTGTTGCAGTCTACGAAATTGAGATGTATGAGAGATATACTTATCCTTTTGCAATCATTATCCTTACTGTAATTGGGGTGGTAGTTTCCGCAAGAAAGACGAGGGAAGGTGCAGGATTTCAGATTGCATTCGGATTTTTACTGGCCTTCATATATATCATATTTGTAATAATGAGTCGAAGCATAGCAAATGCAGGAACGCTTAGTCCATTATTAGCAGCGTGGCTTCCAAATTTAGTGTTTGCTTCAATAGGTTTAATAATGTATAAAACGCTCCCGAGATAA
- the tgt gene encoding tRNA guanosine(34) transglycosylase Tgt — MVFKIQSTDKKSKARTGTIQTDHGEIKTPIFMPVGTAGTVKSIHQRELESDINAQIILGNTYHLYLRPGLDVLSQAGGIHKFNGWNRPILTDSGGYQVYSLSGTRKIKEEGVTFASHIDGSKHTFTPENVMDIQRTIGADIIMAFDECTPYPCEYKYARKSMEMTHRWLKRCCDRFDSTEPKYGYGQTLFPIVQGSCFKDLRLASAEKIASFNREGNAIGGLSVGEPAEIMYEMTEIVCSVLPWEKPRYLMGVGTPANLLESIALGIDMFDCVMPTRNARNGMIFTTEGIINIKNEKWKSDFSEIDPGLPSFLKNYYSKAYLRHLVASKEILGAQIATLQNLTFYLWLMNEARTKIEEGTFSEWKDLTVKKIMTRL; from the coding sequence ATGGTATTTAAAATACAATCAACAGACAAAAAAAGTAAGGCAAGAACGGGGACAATCCAGACAGACCATGGAGAAATTAAAACTCCAATTTTTATGCCTGTGGGAACTGCCGGAACAGTTAAAAGTATCCATCAACGAGAACTGGAAAGTGATATCAACGCACAGATCATATTAGGAAACACCTATCACTTGTATCTGCGTCCTGGATTAGATGTATTATCACAGGCTGGAGGGATTCATAAATTCAATGGCTGGAACAGACCTATCTTAACTGATAGTGGAGGGTACCAGGTATATTCGCTATCGGGTACAAGAAAAATTAAGGAAGAAGGGGTAACTTTTGCTTCCCACATAGATGGTAGCAAGCATACCTTTACCCCTGAAAATGTAATGGATATTCAAAGAACCATTGGGGCGGATATTATCATGGCGTTTGATGAATGTACACCATATCCTTGTGAATATAAATATGCCAGAAAATCCATGGAAATGACACATCGCTGGCTAAAAAGATGTTGTGATAGATTCGATTCCACAGAACCTAAGTATGGATATGGCCAGACTTTGTTTCCAATTGTTCAGGGAAGTTGCTTTAAAGATCTGAGGTTGGCTTCTGCAGAGAAAATAGCTTCTTTTAATCGTGAGGGAAATGCAATAGGTGGCCTTTCTGTGGGTGAGCCTGCAGAAATTATGTACGAAATGACAGAAATTGTCTGCTCCGTACTTCCATGGGAAAAACCAAGGTATCTGATGGGAGTTGGAACTCCAGCAAATCTGCTTGAATCTATAGCTTTGGGAATCGATATGTTTGATTGCGTAATGCCTACCAGAAATGCCAGAAATGGGATGATTTTTACAACAGAAGGGATTATCAATATAAAAAATGAGAAATGGAAAAGTGACTTTTCTGAAATTGATCCCGGTTTGCCTTCTTTTCTGAAAAATTATTACAGCAAAGCATATCTTCGACATTTGGTGGCTTCCAAAGAAATTTTAGGTGCCCAGATTGCAACTTTGCAAAATCTTACTTTTTACCTTTGGTTAATGAATGAGGCCAGGACTAAAATAGAGGAGGGAACATTTTCTGAATGGAAAGACTTGACTGTTAAAAAAATAATGACAAGACTATAA
- the rsmG gene encoding 16S rRNA (guanine(527)-N(7))-methyltransferase RsmG, translated as MIWLKTEKTLSKPLDLIKKYFPELSSDQITKFEKLEDLYKEWNQKINVISRKDIDLLYERHILHSLAIAKVIQFKPQTTVLDIGTGGGFPGIPLAIYFPETDFLLVDSIGKKIKVVEEVSSGVGLHNLKARQARAEQIPEKFDFVVSRAVTTLDEIGKWAKGKYLKGGFNDLDNGLLYLKGGDLTEELKNIKSFRVRDISEFFEEEFFETKKVVYVPATGWK; from the coding sequence ATGATCTGGTTAAAAACAGAAAAGACGCTATCTAAACCTTTGGATTTAATCAAAAAATATTTTCCAGAATTATCTTCGGATCAAATTACCAAATTTGAAAAACTAGAAGATTTATATAAAGAATGGAATCAAAAGATCAATGTTATTTCCCGTAAAGACATTGATCTTTTGTATGAACGTCATATATTACACTCTTTGGCTATTGCCAAAGTCATTCAATTTAAACCTCAGACAACTGTTTTGGATATTGGCACCGGAGGAGGATTCCCAGGAATTCCCCTAGCTATTTACTTCCCTGAAACTGATTTCTTACTGGTGGATTCGATTGGTAAAAAGATAAAAGTTGTAGAAGAAGTAAGCTCCGGGGTTGGTTTGCATAACCTTAAAGCGAGACAGGCAAGAGCCGAGCAAATTCCTGAAAAATTTGATTTTGTTGTGAGTAGAGCCGTAACAACTCTTGATGAAATCGGGAAATGGGCAAAAGGTAAATACCTGAAAGGCGGTTTTAATGATCTTGATAATGGTCTTCTTTACCTGAAAGGTGGCGATCTTACTGAAGAATTGAAAAATATTAAATCCTTTCGGGTTCGTGATATAAGTGAATTCTTTGAAGAAGAATTCTTCGAAACGAAAAAAGTAGTATATGTGCCTGCTACAGGATGGAAATAA
- a CDS encoding RNA polymerase sigma factor, which translates to MDLSNKQFSEKAKKDFQLIELAKERGDEKAYAELMQRYKKPVYHMILKMVRNVDDAEDLTIEAFAKAFKNLKKFNPEFTFSTWLFRIATNNCIDFIRKKKLDTFSISNTFKDDNGDNVDIDIKDASLNPQEEAIKSEKVEIIQTIVTKLPPKYQVLVKLRYFNELSYEEIAAEIDAPLGTVKAQLHRARELLYDLVKNRKDAI; encoded by the coding sequence ATGGATTTAAGTAATAAGCAATTTTCAGAAAAGGCTAAAAAAGATTTTCAACTTATAGAGCTGGCCAAGGAGCGTGGAGATGAAAAAGCCTACGCAGAATTAATGCAAAGGTATAAAAAGCCGGTTTACCATATGATTTTAAAAATGGTAAGAAATGTTGATGATGCCGAAGATCTTACCATTGAAGCATTTGCTAAAGCATTTAAAAATCTGAAAAAATTCAATCCTGAGTTTACATTCAGTACATGGCTTTTCCGAATTGCTACCAATAACTGTATCGATTTTATCCGGAAGAAAAAGCTTGATACCTTTAGTATCAGCAATACTTTCAAAGATGACAATGGAGATAATGTTGATATTGACATAAAAGATGCCAGCCTAAACCCTCAGGAAGAGGCTATCAAATCTGAGAAAGTTGAAATCATTCAGACTATAGTAACAAAACTTCCTCCAAAGTATCAGGTATTAGTAAAGTTGAGATATTTCAATGAGCTTTCCTATGAAGAAATTGCTGCTGAAATAGATGCACCTCTTGGAACTGTAAAAGCTCAACTGCACAGGGCAAGAGAATTGCTCTATGATCTGGTTAAAAACAGAAAAGACGCTATCTAA
- a CDS encoding acetyltransferase, protein MLLYGAGGHAKVIRECVKSMGDEVFFIFDDFSKSVMLEDIPVIGPYNAEFNIYDKILISIGDNLTRKTVAEKIVHKFSNAIHHESAIISQYAALEKGTAVMQGAIIQAGAQVGKHCIINTGANIDHDSKISDFVHIAPGAILCGDTEIGEGVLVGAGAIVVPGIKIGKWSVIAAGTVVTENVPDYSLIAGVPGRFIKSLVKTI, encoded by the coding sequence ATGTTGTTATACGGGGCAGGTGGCCATGCTAAAGTAATAAGGGAATGTGTAAAATCGATGGGAGATGAAGTGTTCTTTATCTTTGATGATTTCAGTAAGTCTGTTATGTTGGAAGACATTCCGGTTATTGGTCCTTACAATGCTGAATTTAATATTTACGATAAAATTCTAATTTCCATAGGGGACAACCTGACCAGAAAAACAGTTGCAGAAAAGATTGTACATAAGTTTTCAAACGCTATTCACCATGAATCTGCAATTATATCTCAATATGCAGCTCTGGAAAAAGGAACAGCAGTAATGCAGGGGGCAATTATTCAGGCCGGAGCTCAGGTTGGAAAGCACTGTATTATAAATACAGGAGCCAATATTGATCACGATAGTAAAATATCAGACTTCGTTCATATAGCTCCGGGGGCGATATTATGCGGAGATACAGAAATAGGAGAGGGGGTATTAGTCGGGGCGGGTGCTATAGTAGTTCCAGGAATTAAAATAGGGAAATGGTCGGTGATTGCTGCAGGCACAGTTGTTACAGAAAATGTGCCGGATTATTCTTTAATTGCCGGAGTCCCAGGTAGGTTTATTAAATCTCTGGTGAAAACTATCTGA
- a CDS encoding sugar transferase, whose translation MYQRIVKPVFDFLFASLAIVALSPLIFLITLFILIFSEKPVFFIQERIGYKGNRFKIVKFRTMKNNLPDGQVEYTFYGEFLRKTSLDELPQLLNILKGDMSFVGPRPLLTEYLPLYNKQQAKRHDVKPGMTGWAQINGRNAISWNTKFDFDLYYVNNCSMFLDLKILILSIKHVLSGAGINTNSGSFVEKFKGN comes from the coding sequence ATGTATCAAAGGATTGTAAAACCGGTTTTTGATTTTCTTTTTGCCTCTTTGGCAATAGTAGCTTTATCCCCCCTAATATTTCTTATTACACTCTTTATTTTAATTTTTTCAGAAAAACCTGTATTTTTTATTCAGGAAAGGATCGGATATAAAGGGAACAGATTTAAAATAGTAAAATTCAGGACAATGAAGAACAACTTGCCTGATGGTCAGGTAGAATATACGTTCTATGGTGAATTTTTAAGGAAAACAAGTCTGGATGAATTACCCCAGTTATTAAATATTCTCAAAGGGGATATGAGTTTTGTAGGCCCTCGCCCTTTATTAACGGAGTATCTACCACTGTACAATAAACAACAAGCAAAGAGACATGATGTTAAACCAGGAATGACGGGTTGGGCTCAGATAAATGGACGAAATGCAATTTCATGGAATACTAAATTTGATTTTGATTTATATTATGTAAATAATTGTTCGATGTTCCTGGATTTGAAAATATTGATACTTTCGATTAAACATGTACTTTCAGGAGCAGGTATTAATACAAATTCAGGTAGTTTTGTAGAAAAATTTAAAGGAAACTAA
- the ahcY gene encoding adenosylhomocysteinase, whose amino-acid sequence MVETYIKYKVKDIALAEWGRKEIKLAEAEMPGLMSIRKEFGPSKPLKGARVAGCLHMTIQTAVLIETLIELGAEVTWSSCNIFSTQDHAAAAIAAAGISVYAWKGMNEEEFDWCIEQTLFFGEDRKPLNMILDDGGDLTNMVLDKYPELVKDIRGISEETTTGVLRLHERVKNGTLPLPAININDSVTKSKFDNKYGCKESLVDSIRRATDIMMAGKVAVVAGYGDVGKGSALSLRGAGARVIVTEIDPICALQAAMDGFEVKKMDDAVKRADIVVTATGNKDIIVGRHFESMKDKAIVCNIGHFDNEIDMAWLNKNYGATKDTIKPQVDKYTIKGKDVIVLAEGRLVNLGCATGHPSFVMSNSFTNQTLAQLELWQNSSKYENKVYTLPKHLDEKVASLHLEKIGVELDVLSPDQAKYIGVAVEGPFKSDSYRY is encoded by the coding sequence ATGGTTGAGACGTATATTAAATACAAAGTTAAAGACATTGCCCTTGCTGAATGGGGAAGAAAAGAAATAAAACTGGCGGAAGCTGAAATGCCAGGTTTAATGTCTATAAGAAAAGAATTTGGCCCTTCCAAACCATTAAAAGGCGCTAGAGTTGCAGGGTGTCTTCATATGACAATTCAGACTGCTGTCCTTATCGAAACTCTTATTGAATTAGGTGCAGAAGTTACCTGGTCATCTTGTAATATTTTTTCTACACAAGATCATGCTGCTGCCGCCATTGCTGCTGCTGGAATTTCTGTTTATGCTTGGAAAGGCATGAACGAAGAGGAATTTGATTGGTGTATAGAGCAGACTTTGTTTTTTGGTGAAGACAGAAAACCTCTTAATATGATCCTTGATGATGGTGGAGATTTGACTAATATGGTATTAGACAAATATCCTGAGCTAGTTAAAGATATCAGAGGAATTTCTGAAGAAACTACTACTGGAGTTTTGAGATTACATGAGCGAGTGAAAAATGGAACACTTCCTCTTCCTGCTATTAACATTAATGATTCTGTAACAAAGTCTAAATTCGACAATAAATATGGCTGTAAAGAGTCTCTGGTAGATTCAATCAGAAGAGCAACAGACATTATGATGGCTGGTAAGGTTGCCGTAGTTGCTGGTTATGGTGATGTAGGAAAAGGCTCAGCTCTGTCTTTAAGAGGTGCAGGAGCAAGAGTTATTGTTACTGAAATAGATCCAATCTGTGCTCTTCAGGCTGCTATGGACGGTTTCGAAGTAAAGAAAATGGATGATGCAGTAAAAAGAGCAGATATTGTTGTTACTGCAACAGGAAATAAAGATATCATTGTCGGAAGACATTTCGAGTCGATGAAAGACAAAGCTATCGTTTGTAACATTGGTCATTTTGACAATGAAATTGACATGGCTTGGTTAAACAAAAACTATGGTGCTACAAAGGATACTATCAAACCTCAGGTAGATAAATATACTATAAAAGGTAAAGATGTTATTGTACTTGCGGAAGGAAGACTTGTAAATCTTGGTTGTGCAACAGGGCACCCATCTTTTGTAATGTCTAACTCTTTCACGAACCAGACTCTGGCTCAGCTTGAACTTTGGCAGAATTCTTCAAAGTATGAAAATAAGGTTTATACTTTGCCTAAGCACCTGGATGAAAAAGTTGCCAGTCTCCACCTTGAAAAAATCGGTGTTGAACTGGATGTTCTTTCTCCTGATCAGGCTAAATATATTGGCGTGGCAGTGGAAGGACCGTTTAAATCTGATTCTTACAGATACTAA
- a CDS encoding glycosyltransferase: MGILTVLFILFTIIQAVYILFVFSRLWFYKEISGNVKSLKVSVIICARNEKDNLKKLIPNLLAQKHPDFEVILVNDRSEDGTQEFIEKQFLQDSKFRFLNVYSLPEGWNGKKYALKQGIDLAGGEIILLTDADCLPASEFWIKTVAEKFTSEISLVLGYSPYSKENTFLNKIIRFETVNTAMQYFSLSLTGMTYMGVGRNLAYRKKTLMQSNSLDRYCSIQGGDDDLTVQEISKYSKTAIITKKCSQTISIPKNTYRQWFKQKLRHLSVGKLYTLKSKLILGIFVMANLGFYASFLLMVYLESIHQIIIIVFILRTLLIISNFVLITRKLKDSLAWYWFPILDFFYYLNYLLVGISALFSRKIKWI, encoded by the coding sequence ATGGGGATTCTAACAGTTTTATTTATATTATTTACAATCATTCAGGCGGTTTATATCCTTTTTGTATTTTCCCGACTTTGGTTTTATAAAGAAATTTCAGGGAATGTTAAATCATTAAAAGTCAGTGTAATTATTTGTGCGAGAAATGAAAAAGATAATTTAAAAAAATTAATCCCAAATCTTTTAGCTCAAAAACATCCTGATTTTGAAGTAATTCTGGTTAATGATCGATCGGAAGACGGTACTCAGGAATTTATTGAAAAACAATTTCTCCAAGATTCAAAGTTCAGATTCTTAAATGTATATTCTTTGCCCGAGGGCTGGAATGGAAAAAAATATGCTTTAAAACAAGGAATCGATCTTGCAGGTGGAGAAATCATCCTTCTTACGGATGCCGATTGTCTTCCTGCTTCAGAATTTTGGATTAAAACAGTTGCGGAAAAATTTACCTCAGAGATTTCACTAGTTCTTGGTTATTCCCCCTATTCGAAAGAAAATACTTTTTTGAATAAAATAATTCGCTTTGAAACCGTTAATACAGCAATGCAATACTTCTCTCTGTCATTAACCGGGATGACATATATGGGAGTCGGCAGAAACCTTGCTTACCGCAAAAAGACCCTTATGCAATCCAATTCTTTAGACAGGTATTGCAGCATACAAGGAGGTGATGATGATCTTACAGTGCAGGAAATTTCAAAGTATTCAAAAACAGCAATCATAACTAAAAAATGCAGTCAGACTATTTCAATACCAAAAAATACTTATAGACAATGGTTTAAACAAAAACTACGGCATTTGTCTGTAGGAAAACTTTATACTCTAAAAAGCAAACTAATTTTAGGGATATTCGTAATGGCCAATTTAGGATTTTATGCTAGCTTTTTGTTAATGGTTTATCTTGAAAGTATTCATCAAATTATTATAATTGTATTTATTTTGAGAACTTTGTTGATAATTTCTAATTTTGTGTTGATAACTAGAAAGCTAAAAGATTCCCTAGCATGGTATTGGTTCCCCATTTTAGATTTCTTTTATTATCTAAATTATCTTTTGGTTGGCATATCTGCCTTATTTTCAAGAAAAATTAAATGGATTTAA